CCTTCAATGGGCTTTCCGGGACCTTGCCAGAGAACCTCTGGCTGGACATGTGCACACGCTGGTCCCCCTCACCTTGCTGCTGATCAGCCTGAAATGGTGGACCCTGCCCCTGATCGTGTTCACAGGAGTGGGGCTCGCTTTTGCTGCGACTCGGGTCAAGCCTGTTTACCAGATGCCAGAGCCGGAAGAGGAATACCTTGAGGAGGAAGAAGGCCAGCATGCAGGTGTTTAAAACCCTCACCACAACATCAAATCCAGACTTTTGGAGGCACCCATGACCCGAGATATGGCTTTCAACACCGCCAACTTTGCCTACCGTCAGGCGTTCTATTCCAGCGAGGAGGACTGGGGCATCGCTTGCCGCACCAGTCGGCTGTATTTCTCTCCCATCGAGACGTTCCGTGAACGCATGGATGACATGCTGGCGGAAATTCAGGATCTGGGGTTCTCGCAACTGGAACTCTGGCATTTCCACCTCAACCAGAAGTGGTGGACTTCAGAGCATGTGGAGGTCCTGCAAAGCCTCCTGACAGAACGCAACATGTCGGTGTTTGCCTACTGCGGGGGCTTCGGGGACACCGAAGAGGAATTCCTGAAAACCTGCGAATTGATGCAGCGTCTGGGGATTTCCATTCTGGCCGGAGCCACCCCCCTGCTGTTCAAAAACCGCCCGTTTCTGGTGGAGCAGCTTCGCAAGTACGGCCTCGTGTTCGCTTACGAAAACCACCCCGAGAAAACCCCTCAGGAGGTGCTGGACAAGATTGGCGACACCGACACCGACGTGATCGGCACCACCATCGACACCGGATGGTACGGCACCCAGCAATACCCTGCCGATCAGGCGATCCGGGAACTGAAAGACCGTCTGGTGCACATCCACCTCAAAGACGTGTGCAAGGTGGGCACCCACGAAACCTGCGGTTATCAGGATGGGGTGGTGGACCTTCAGGCGTGTGTGGAGGCCCTCAAAGAGATCGGTTACACCGGAAAAATCAGCGTGGAGCACGAACCCCATGCTTACAAACCCAATGAAGACATCAGGCGCTCTCGGGTGCTGCTGGAGGGATGGCTGTGAACAGAGTGAATGTGGCGGTGGTGGGCTGCGGCGTGATCGCTGCCGTGTACGCCCGGGAAATCCAGACCTTTGACAACCTGCACCTGCTGGGCTGCTTTGACCTCGATCCGGAAAAACGGGACAAGCTGGCCCTCGAAGCGAACTGCAAGGCTTACCCCACCTATGAAGCGCTGCTGGCCGATCCAGAGGTGGATGTGGTCCTCAACCTGACCATTCTGCCCGCCCACTTCGAGGTGTCCATGCAGGCCCTGCAAGCCTCCAAGCACGTGTTCAGTGAAAAACCTCTGGCCTCCAGCAGCAGTGAAGCCAGAGCACTTGTGGAGGCTGCGCAGGCAAATGGGGTCCGTCTGGGATGCGCTCCCATCACCTTCATGGGGGAGGCCCAGCAGAAAGCCCTGCGCACCTTGCGCTCGGGGGCCATCGGGGAAGTGCGCATGATTTATGCGGAAACCAACCACGGGCGCATCGAAACCTGGCACCCCACCCCCTTCAGTTTTTATGAGGTTGGACCGCTCAGGGACGTGGGCGTTTACCCCATGATGGTGATCACCAGCATTTTCGGTCCAGCCAAGCGGGTGTGGGCGTATGGCACGGTCCTCAAGAAAGACCGGGTCAGCAAAAGGGGGGTGCCCTTCGAGGTGCAGGCCCCGGACTGGTACGTGCTGATGATCGAACTGCACAGTGGTCCGGTGGTGCGCCTCACCTGCTCTTTTTACGTGACCCACACCAGCAAACAGACCGGCATCGAGTTCCATGGGGATGAAGGGCAACTCCACCTCTCCAACTGGGTGGAGCCTTCCGCCACGCTGGAACAGGCCCCGTTTGGCAAACCTTACGAACCCCAACCCGAGGACCCCTCCAGCAAAATCCCTTTCCGGTACGCCCTCGGGTTGAGCGAGATGGCCTCTGCGATTCGGGAAAACCGTCCCCACCGGGCCAGTGGTGAGCAGGCCGCGCACATCGTGGACCTGTTTGAAGCCGCCCACCGCTCGATTCAGCAGGGGGGTTTTGTGGAGGTCCACTCGACCTTCACCCCTCCGGCACCCATGGAGGACTGACGTGTGGCAACAGATTCACGGTGGCCTCTATGCTTTTCTGTCCAGCCACCACTGCTACGCCCTGATTGAAGGGCACCGTGCCGTCCTGATCGAGCACCACCCGGAAGCTTTAGCGCAACTGGACACCCTCGGGGTGACGGAAGTGCTCGGGGTGCTGCTCACCCACGTGCACCCTGAAAGCGCAGGCATCCCGGACACACTTCAGGTGGAGGTCCCCGAGGCCGAGCACCCCCTTTTCACCCATCCAGAGGAGGTTTTGGCCCGCCGTCAGCGGTTCAACCGTTACCGGGTCCTGCAAGACGACCACCTCCCGAAAACCGGTCGGGAAGCTGGAAAACTGCTGGATCACGACCGCATTGAACGGCTCGGGACTTTTGAAGTGGTGCCCACCCCCGGACACACGCCGGGCAGTGTGACCTTGCTCCTCGACCATCAGCGGAAACGCTTTGCCTTTGTGGGGGATTTGCTGTCGGGTCCCGGTCAGGTGCTGGACCTGTCGTTCACCCAGTGGAGTTACGGCGGAGGGGAAGGTCTGGCCGGGTCGGTCCTGTCTTTGCTGGACCTGCAAGACCGCAACATCGATGTGCTGCTTCCCGCTCACGGTCAAATCATGTGGGACGCTCAGACGGCACTGTCCCTGACGGTTGATCGCCTGTGGGCTCTGGTGCAGTTGAGGCGTCACAACCCGCGCCTCAAAATCCTCAGGGATGCCCCTTTCGTTCCAGTGACCAAGTGCGTTCTGATGAACCGCACCAGTTTCGCCCACCATTACGTGGTGCTGTCCAGCAGTGGCAAAGCCCTGTTCATCGATTTTGGTTATGACTTCATGTTCGGCATGGCCGACAGCACCGAAAGGCACGCCCGCAGGCCGTGGCTGTACAACCTGCCCCACCTGAAAGCTTTCGGAGTGACCCACATCGACGCGGTGATCCCCACCCACATCCACGATGACCATGTGGCCGGAATTCCCCTTTTAAAACGGGTGCATGGAACTCGGGTCTTGCTGCCCAGACGGTTTGCCGAAGTTCTCGAGCACCCCGAGCAGTGGGATGTGCCCTGCCAGTGGTTTGACCCCATCAAAGCGGACCAAATTGTAGAAGAAACCTTCGTGTGGGAGGAACATATTTTCAAAGTGCTCCCCCTGCCCGGTCACACCCCCCATGCGGTGGGCCTCCTGCTGGACATCGACGGTGAACGCCTGCTTTTTCAGGGGGACGTGCTCGCAGATGACGGTCTGTCCCTGAATTACATTTACCAGAACGGCTTTGACCCGGCCGATTTCGTGCAGGTGGCCCGGATGTTGCAGGCTGAAAAACCCACCTTGCTGCTCGGGGGTCACTGGGACCCGGTGCGGATCACCCCCGAGTGGCTGGACCAGTTGCAACACCGGGCGGAAACCTTGCAGGAATTGCACCAGCAACTTCAGGAGCCTCATCCATGACCCGATTCAGCGGCGTGATCGAAGGTTTTTACGGCAGGCCGTACCGCTTCGCGGAGCGCCACAGTTTGATTGCCCTGATGGGTGACCTCGGGCTGAACACCTACCTGTACGGACCCAAAAACGACACCCAGCACCGCAACCGCTGGCGTGAACCCTACACCCCAGAGGAAATGGCCCTTTTCGCCCGACTGACCGAGCACGCCCGGTCCTGCGGAGTGGATTTCATGGTGGGGCTGAGCCCTCTGGAATTCCATTACAGCGATCCACAAGACCTCAGCCTCCTGCTTGACAAACAACAGCAGTTTCTGGATATCGGCGTGCAGTCTTTTTCGCTTTTCCTTGATGACATGCCCGACCGTTTCCGCTATGAGGATGATGCAGAGGCCTTTGGAACGCTGGCCAACGCCCAGAGCCAGTTGTGCCACACGCTTCAAAAGCACACGCCCGGCGTCTTTTCCTTTGTGCCCACCGAGTACTATGGCAGCGGCGACTCTGCTTACCTGCGGGAACTCGGGGAGAAACTGCCCCCAGAGACTGAAGTGTTCTGGACGGGCTCGGACGTGTGCAGCCCGAGCATCACAAGGGAAGAAACCCTGAGGGTTTCCGCCATCCTGAAACGCAAGGTGGTGTACTGGGACAACTATCCGGTCAACGATCTGGACATGCGTTTCGATCCGCACCTGCTGCCTTACCGCAACCGGGAGGCCGGGGTGTGGCAGGAAAGCTCGGGCATCCTCCTGAACCTTGCCCTGCAACCTGAGGCCAGCAAAATCCCCCTGATCACCTTCAGCGAATACCTGCAGCTTGGTGAGCAGTACCAGCCGTTTCAGGCGTGGGAACGTGCGCTTTTGAGATGCACCGGAAACCCTCAGGACGCCAGAGCCGTGCAGTGGCTTGCCGAACTGGCCAGACGGGACCCTCTGGGTCCACATGAGGCGCTGGACAATCTCCTGTACCCCCTGATGGACCACTTCTGGCAGGAAAGGGGAGGGGCGCCCGAGCAGGCCGGACCAGAATTGCAGGGTCGCCCACCCATCCAGCTTTCCGAAGCCCCTTCAATGCATTTGAGGGACGTTGCCTTGCAACTTGAACACGCGGTGTTTCGTCTGGAGCACCTGCAAAACCGTGACCTGCTCACCGACCTGCTGCCATGGACCCGCAAACTCAAAGGCTGTGTGCGCATCCTGAAACTCTCCCTCGCGGTGATTGACCACCCGCAGGACACCCGCCTCAGGGAAGTGCTGTTTGAGGACCTCCCAGAAGTGCGGGCAGATTTTCACTGGGTGGCAGGAGACCTGATCGACCAGTTTGCCCGCAGGTGCGTGTGGCACGCCCATCAGCAAGGAGGACAGTGATGGATCAGGCCCGTGAAATTGCCGAGAAACGCCTGCTCGCCAACGGAAGCCCCCTCGGGCTTCTGGGGTCCAGCACCGCTTACCAGCAGGTGTGGGCCAGAGACAGCATGATTTGCGGTCTGGGTTTGATGGTGACCCGCGACCCTCAGGGACCGGAGATCATGCGGCGCAGCCTGAACACCCTGCAAGCCTACCAGAGCAGGCTCGGGAACATTCCGCACAACGTGGGATTCACTGGGATTCCCGACCCGGCATTGATTGCCCACGGGGGAAGTCTGCAGGTGGGAGAGGGCAAGCCACAAGTGGTGGTGGACACCGCCCATGCCGGGTGCATCGACAACAGTTTGTGGTTCATCATCGGGCAGCATTACACCCACCAGATGGATCAGGACACCATGCGTCTGAAAGCAGCGTGGCAGGCCATCCAGCGGGCTTACACCTGGCTGGAATATCAGGATTCCAACGAATGTGGCCTGCTGGAGGTCCACGAGGCGATGGACTGGGCCGATTTGTTTGCCAACCGTTACAACAGCCTGTGGCCCAACGTGCTCTGGTACGCTGCCCAGAAAAGCATGGCTGGCATGGCAGAAGCGCTCGGGCAAGACCCGGAGGTGTATTTGCAGCGTGCAGAGGACATCCGCTTCAAAATCAACACCCTGCTGTGGGTGGGACCCGAGGTGCCCAAAGACCTCGGGTGGGTGGAGAACCACCGCAAGGAATGGCTGTACCCGATCCGGGCCACCGTGAACCTGTATCAGGAAAGGCCGTACTTTCTGCCTTACATGGCCTTCCGGGACTGGTGTGACCGCTTTGACACCTTCGGGAACCTGTGTGCCATTCTGTTCGGGGTGGCAAATGAGCAGCAAACCGCCAGAATTTTCGATTTCATCCGCAGCCACGGCATCGATGAGCCCCACCCCATCAAAGCCCTGTACCCTCCGGTGATGCCCGGAGAGCGGGAATGGCGTGAATACTACCGGGTGCGCAACCTCAACCTGCCCGACCATTACCACAACGGCGGAGCGTGGCCGTTTCTGGGCGGCTTTTACGTGGCCGCTCTGGTGAAAGCTGGCAGGCTTGCGGAGGCCAGACACCAGCTCGCACGTCTCACCGAAATGAACCGCATGGCCCGAGAGCCCGGTCAGGAATGGGACTTCAACGAATGGTTTCACGGCAGGAGCGGCAAACCGGCAGGTTTTCGCGGCCAGAGCTGGTCCACCGCCATGTACATCTATGCCCACGAGTGCGTGCAGCGTGGGGAATGCCCGGTGTTTGGGGGTTTGTGGTGAAGTTCATTGCGGTGGGGGGCGTCCTGATGGATTTTCTCCGACAGGAGGACAAAAGCTGGCTGACCCGGCCCGGAGGCAGTGCATGGAACGTGGCCCGGGTGATGGCCAAGCTCGGGATCACGCCCGGATTCATGGGGGCGATCAGCACCGACCCGTTTGGCGAAACCTTGCTGGAAGCCACCGTGAAGGCCGGTATCCGCACCGACTTGATCCAGAGGACCCCTGCGCCCACCAGCCTGTCTTTCGTGTTCCAGTCCCATCCGGCCACCTATGCTTTCCGTGCCGAAGGGGGCAGCGACCGCCAACTGGTTCCTTCGGCCAGCCTGTGCCGCACAGCCAAACTGGTCTACCTTGGTGGGATCAGTGTGGTGCGTTCACCCCTCCTGCACCAGATGGTTCCTTTCGTGCAGGACCTTGTTCGGCAGGGCATCGATGTGGCTTACGATCCCAATTTCAGGGCTCAGGAGGCCGAGGGGTTCCGCTCCCTGTTCTGGCAACTTTTGCCATTCTTGAAACACCTGAAAGTCTCGGATGAAGACCTCCTCGGCCTGAAAACCAACGTGCAGGACATTCTCAAGTTCAACCCTGACCTACAGGTGCTTTTGACAAAAGGCAGCTTGGGGGCAGAACTGCATACAACTGAAGCGGTCTTCAGGCACGCTGGATACACTGTAAACGTCAGGGACACCGTGGGAGCCGGAGACGCCAGCATGGCTGGCCTGCTGTACCATCTGCTCACTTTCCCTGAAGCCCCACCCTCTGACCTGCTTGCTTTTGCGCTGGGATGCGGTGCAGCTGCCTGCACCCAGCCCGGAGCCCACGCCCCTTCGCTTTCTGAAGTTCACACCCTCATGGAGGAAAACGCATGCCAAAAGCCCTGATCCTTTACGGTGGCTGGGAAGGCCACGACCCGGTCGGATTCAACACATGGTTCACCCAAAGGCTCGAACAGCACGGCTTTGAAGTGAAAAGCCAGAGCCACACCGTCCCCCTTTCTGAAGAAGATGTGCAGGTGGACCTGATCGTGCCCCACGTGACCATGGACAAAATCTCTGGAGAGAGCAGCAAACGGATCCGCGAGGCCGTTCTGAACGGCACCGGATTGGCCGGAATTCACGGCGGAATGGGAGACAGTTTCCGCGAAGACACCGAATTCCAGTTCATGACCGGAGGGCAATTCGTCAGCCATCCCGGCAACATCCGCCCCTACAGCGTGCAAATCAAGGACCATGACCACACGATCAGTCAGGGCCTCGCTGATTTTCAGGTGGTCACCGAGCAGTATTTCATGCACGTGGACCCCGGCAACCATGTGCTGGCCACCACCACCTTTGATGGGGAACACGCCCCGTGGCTGGAAGGCATTGTGATGCCGGTGGCATGGACCCGCATGCACGGCAAGGGGAGGGTCTTCTACCAGTCCATCGGGCATGCCCTCAGTGACATGCAGGTGCCCGAGGTGGAAGCCCTGACCGTGTGCGGCTTGCTCTGGGCCGCAGGACGCTGACCATGCCCGTGCTGGGCTGCATCGCCGATGATTTCACCGGAGGCACCGACCTGGCCAGCAACCTGGTGAAATCCGGTTTCCGTGTGGTACTGACCACCGGACTGCCCGAGGGACCACTGCCGGAGGTAGACGCTCTGGTGGTGGCCCTCAAAATCCGCACCGTTCCCGCTTCAGAAGCAGTTGATGAGGCCCTGAAGGCACTGGATTTCCTGCAAAGGGTGGGCTGCCAGAGGTTTTACTTCAAATACTGCTCCACCTTTGATTCCACCCCTCTGGGGAACATTGGTCCAGTCACGGAAGCCCTGCTGGAACGGCTCTCTGAAACCCACACCATCCTGTGTCCAGCTTTTCCGGACAATGGCCGCACCCTTTATCAGGGGCACCTGTTTGTGGGCAGTCGCCTGCTGAACGAAAGCGGCATGCAGCACCACCCCCTCACCCCCATGACCGACCCCGATCTGGTGCGGGTGCTTTCTGCCCAGAGTCGCCTTCAGGTGGGCCTTCTCTCTCACGACCATGTGTGCAAAGGTCCACAAGCAGCAGGGGAGACACTCGAAACCCTGTCCCAGCAGGCGTCTTTGATCCTGACGGACGCGCTTTGCAATGCAGACCTCCACACCCTTGCAGAGGCCACCTCCCACCTGAAACTGATCACCGGGGGGAGTGGACTGGCCCTCGGGCTGAAACCTCCTGCAACCCATCAAGAAGCCCATCCTTTTGAGTGGTTTGAGGGGCGCAAAGCCATTCTGGCCGGAAGCTGCTCCAGAGCCACCCTGCAACAACTTGAGCAGGCCAAAAGGATTTTTCCACACCTGAAACTGCACCCTGAACAGCTTGCCCGCGATCTTGAAGGCACCCTGCAAACGGCTCTGGACTGGTGCCTGAATCAGCCCGAGGACCTGCCGGTTCTGGTCTACGCCAGTGGTCATCCAGAGGAGGTACAGTCTGCGCAGGAGAGGCTCGGGAAACAGGAAGCTGGTCACCTGATCGAACAGGCCCTTTCAAGTCTTGCAATCCTGCTGAGTGAGAGGGGCTTTACCCGTTTCATTGTGGCCGGAGGTGAGACCTCTGGAGCGGTGGTGCAGGCCCTGAAGGTGCCCTACCTCCAGATTGGCCCGGCCATCTGTCCGGGGGTGCCGTGGACCGCCACCGACCGCCTCAATCTGGCCCTCAAATCTGGCAATTTCGGCTCAGAACGGTTCTTTGAAGAAGCGTGGGAGGTCACATGAACGCATCCCAATGGCGTGAACGCCTCTGCACAGTGGGTCGCAGGCTGTACCAGAGGGGACTCTGCCCGGGCACCTCGGGGAACCTCAGCGTGCGTCTGGAAGACGGCTGGCTCCTCACCCCGACCCGTTCTTGCCTCGGGGAGTTGCTTCCAGAGGACATCAGCTTGCTGGACTTTCAGGGCAACCCCATCTCAGGCAAACCCCCTTCCAAAGAGGCATTCATGCATCTGGCGTACTATCAGCATCGGCCTGAGGCACGGGCAGTGGTGCACTTGCATTCCACCTTTGCCGTCGCGGTTTCCTGTTTGCAGGGCCTGAACCCTGAGTCCTGCGTTCCGTTCATCACCCCGTACTTCGTGATGCAAATTGGCGATTTGCCTCTGGTGCCGTACCACAGGCCCGGTTCTACCCATCTCGGGCAGGAAATTGCCCTCCGTGCAGCGAAACACACCGCGGTCTTGCTGGCGAACCACGGTCCGGTGGTCTCGGGGCGCTCTCTGGATGAGGCAGCTTATGCTACCGAAGAACTGGAAGAAGCTTTGAAGGTGTTTTTTCTTCTGCAAGGTAGATCGTTTCAGGGATTGACGCCAGAGCAGGTGGCTGAACTCAGGCCTTAACCCCGACCCAAGGTGGAACGCAAAGTCGCATGTTCGGGTGATGCAGAAGGAGCCATCAGCCATCAGCCATCAGCCATCAGCCATCAGCCATCAGCCATCAGCCATCAGCCAGAAGGAAAGTCTTCTTCATTGAAAAACCGGAGAGGGGTTTTCTGTTCGGTCTTGCTGTTGTCGAAAGCAAAGGCCTCTGGATCAGCTTTTCACTGACCGCTGAGGGTTGTCTCAGTCGACCTGCCAAACTTCAGACTTTGCCCGAACCTTAACCCCGACCTCCTCTGCCTTGACGAATCCCAATTATTTAATATAATTAAAAAATAAATACAACGCACAACCGGATGACTCCAAGGAGGTCACATGCGTAAAGGTCACTTGCTGTTGCTTACCGTCTCCTGTCTTTCCATGCTGGGAACAGGAACCAGCCTCGCACAGTCCAAGAAAGAAGTGGTCAAACTCAATTTCTGGGCCCACTGGTTGAGTGCCCAACGCAGACCCACCATCGACAAGATCATCAACACCTGGAACGCCAAAAACCCCAACATTCAGGTGGAATACACCGGGATCCCCTTCGACCAGATCATCAACAAAACCCTCGCAGGGGTGGCTGCAGGAAACCCACCTGATGTGGTGGTCATCGACATCCGCACCAGCAAATTCCGCGCAGCCAAAAACCAGATCACCGACATGAGCGCTCTGGGTGCCGACCAGTCCAAAAACCTGTTCTTCCCCAACCTGTACGCCACCGGAACCTACAAAGGCAAGCAATACGCCCTGCCCTTTGTGACCGACACCCGAGTGCTCTTCTACAACAAGAAAGCCTTCAAGGAAGTCGGACTGGACCCCAACAAGGCCCCCAAAACCTGGGATGACCTCTGGAACTTCTCCAACAAGCTCGACAAGAAAGATGGCGACCGCTATGTGCGGATGGGCTTCCACCCCAACTTCGGGGATTTCGGGTACACCGGATGGGTGGGCAACGTTGGAGACACCCTCTTCGACAAAGAATTTGAAGATCCCCGCGTCAACAACGCCAACGCCGTCAAAGCTCTGGAATTCATGAAGAAGTGGACCGACCGTTACGGCTCACAGAACTACTCCAGCTTCAAAGCTTCCTTCGGTGGAGCCGGACAGGACGAATTCATGAGCGGCAAGGTGGCCATGGTGGTGCGCAACGGCAACTACATCACCACCCTGAACCGCAACGCGCCC
This genomic stretch from Deinococcus misasensis DSM 22328 harbors:
- a CDS encoding ABC transporter substrate-binding protein, translating into MRKGHLLLLTVSCLSMLGTGTSLAQSKKEVVKLNFWAHWLSAQRRPTIDKIINTWNAKNPNIQVEYTGIPFDQIINKTLAGVAAGNPPDVVVIDIRTSKFRAAKNQITDMSALGADQSKNLFFPNLYATGTYKGKQYALPFVTDTRVLFYNKKAFKEVGLDPNKAPKTWDDLWNFSNKLDKKDGDRYVRMGFHPNFGDFGYTGWVGNVGDTLFDKEFEDPRVNNANAVKALEFMKKWTDRYGSQNYSSFKASFGGAGQDEFMSGKVAMVVRNGNYITTLNRNAPDMEWGMVSVPTPSGKPASMTSWGGGFNLEIPKGTKHPKEAFAFARYLATEGAKVWAAEQNDIPASRTAQNANPNPLFKQLINNMKYTFVMPAPVYAPTYETAVNKAVDDVLLRGRDPKEALDEAQKTVEKIVQEGKRDF
- a CDS encoding protein O-GlcNAcase gives rise to the protein MTRFSGVIEGFYGRPYRFAERHSLIALMGDLGLNTYLYGPKNDTQHRNRWREPYTPEEMALFARLTEHARSCGVDFMVGLSPLEFHYSDPQDLSLLLDKQQQFLDIGVQSFSLFLDDMPDRFRYEDDAEAFGTLANAQSQLCHTLQKHTPGVFSFVPTEYYGSGDSAYLRELGEKLPPETEVFWTGSDVCSPSITREETLRVSAILKRKVVYWDNYPVNDLDMRFDPHLLPYRNREAGVWQESSGILLNLALQPEASKIPLITFSEYLQLGEQYQPFQAWERALLRCTGNPQDARAVQWLAELARRDPLGPHEALDNLLYPLMDHFWQERGGAPEQAGPELQGRPPIQLSEAPSMHLRDVALQLEHAVFRLEHLQNRDLLTDLLPWTRKLKGCVRILKLSLAVIDHPQDTRLREVLFEDLPEVRADFHWVAGDLIDQFARRCVWHAHQQGGQ
- a CDS encoding ThuA domain-containing protein encodes the protein MPKALILYGGWEGHDPVGFNTWFTQRLEQHGFEVKSQSHTVPLSEEDVQVDLIVPHVTMDKISGESSKRIREAVLNGTGLAGIHGGMGDSFREDTEFQFMTGGQFVSHPGNIRPYSVQIKDHDHTISQGLADFQVVTEQYFMHVDPGNHVLATTTFDGEHAPWLEGIVMPVAWTRMHGKGRVFYQSIGHALSDMQVPEVEALTVCGLLWAAGR
- the otnK gene encoding 3-oxo-tetronate kinase, which codes for MPVLGCIADDFTGGTDLASNLVKSGFRVVLTTGLPEGPLPEVDALVVALKIRTVPASEAVDEALKALDFLQRVGCQRFYFKYCSTFDSTPLGNIGPVTEALLERLSETHTILCPAFPDNGRTLYQGHLFVGSRLLNESGMQHHPLTPMTDPDLVRVLSAQSRLQVGLLSHDHVCKGPQAAGETLETLSQQASLILTDALCNADLHTLAEATSHLKLITGGSGLALGLKPPATHQEAHPFEWFEGRKAILAGSCSRATLQQLEQAKRIFPHLKLHPEQLARDLEGTLQTALDWCLNQPEDLPVLVYASGHPEEVQSAQERLGKQEAGHLIEQALSSLAILLSERGFTRFIVAGGETSGAVVQALKVPYLQIGPAICPGVPWTATDRLNLALKSGNFGSERFFEEAWEVT
- a CDS encoding MBL fold metallo-hydrolase, encoding MWQQIHGGLYAFLSSHHCYALIEGHRAVLIEHHPEALAQLDTLGVTEVLGVLLTHVHPESAGIPDTLQVEVPEAEHPLFTHPEEVLARRQRFNRYRVLQDDHLPKTGREAGKLLDHDRIERLGTFEVVPTPGHTPGSVTLLLDHQRKRFAFVGDLLSGPGQVLDLSFTQWSYGGGEGLAGSVLSLLDLQDRNIDVLLPAHGQIMWDAQTALSLTVDRLWALVQLRRHNPRLKILRDAPFVPVTKCVLMNRTSFAHHYVVLSSSGKALFIDFGYDFMFGMADSTERHARRPWLYNLPHLKAFGVTHIDAVIPTHIHDDHVAGIPLLKRVHGTRVLLPRRFAEVLEHPEQWDVPCQWFDPIKADQIVEETFVWEEHIFKVLPLPGHTPHAVGLLLDIDGERLLFQGDVLADDGLSLNYIYQNGFDPADFVQVARMLQAEKPTLLLGGHWDPVRITPEWLDQLQHRAETLQELHQQLQEPHP
- a CDS encoding carbohydrate kinase family protein; translation: MKFIAVGGVLMDFLRQEDKSWLTRPGGSAWNVARVMAKLGITPGFMGAISTDPFGETLLEATVKAGIRTDLIQRTPAPTSLSFVFQSHPATYAFRAEGGSDRQLVPSASLCRTAKLVYLGGISVVRSPLLHQMVPFVQDLVRQGIDVAYDPNFRAQEAEGFRSLFWQLLPFLKHLKVSDEDLLGLKTNVQDILKFNPDLQVLLTKGSLGAELHTTEAVFRHAGYTVNVRDTVGAGDASMAGLLYHLLTFPEAPPSDLLAFALGCGAAACTQPGAHAPSLSEVHTLMEENACQKP
- the otnC gene encoding 3-oxo-tetronate 4-phosphate decarboxylase, encoding MNASQWRERLCTVGRRLYQRGLCPGTSGNLSVRLEDGWLLTPTRSCLGELLPEDISLLDFQGNPISGKPPSKEAFMHLAYYQHRPEARAVVHLHSTFAVAVSCLQGLNPESCVPFITPYFVMQIGDLPLVPYHRPGSTHLGQEIALRAAKHTAVLLANHGPVVSGRSLDEAAYATEELEEALKVFFLLQGRSFQGLTPEQVAELRP
- a CDS encoding Gfo/Idh/MocA family protein translates to MNRVNVAVVGCGVIAAVYAREIQTFDNLHLLGCFDLDPEKRDKLALEANCKAYPTYEALLADPEVDVVLNLTILPAHFEVSMQALQASKHVFSEKPLASSSSEARALVEAAQANGVRLGCAPITFMGEAQQKALRTLRSGAIGEVRMIYAETNHGRIETWHPTPFSFYEVGPLRDVGVYPMMVITSIFGPAKRVWAYGTVLKKDRVSKRGVPFEVQAPDWYVLMIELHSGPVVRLTCSFYVTHTSKQTGIEFHGDEGQLHLSNWVEPSATLEQAPFGKPYEPQPEDPSSKIPFRYALGLSEMASAIRENRPHRASGEQAAHIVDLFEAAHRSIQQGGFVEVHSTFTPPAPMED
- a CDS encoding amylo-alpha-1,6-glucosidase, which translates into the protein MDQAREIAEKRLLANGSPLGLLGSSTAYQQVWARDSMICGLGLMVTRDPQGPEIMRRSLNTLQAYQSRLGNIPHNVGFTGIPDPALIAHGGSLQVGEGKPQVVVDTAHAGCIDNSLWFIIGQHYTHQMDQDTMRLKAAWQAIQRAYTWLEYQDSNECGLLEVHEAMDWADLFANRYNSLWPNVLWYAAQKSMAGMAEALGQDPEVYLQRAEDIRFKINTLLWVGPEVPKDLGWVENHRKEWLYPIRATVNLYQERPYFLPYMAFRDWCDRFDTFGNLCAILFGVANEQQTARIFDFIRSHGIDEPHPIKALYPPVMPGEREWREYYRVRNLNLPDHYHNGGAWPFLGGFYVAALVKAGRLAEARHQLARLTEMNRMAREPGQEWDFNEWFHGRSGKPAGFRGQSWSTAMYIYAHECVQRGECPVFGGLW
- a CDS encoding sugar phosphate isomerase/epimerase family protein, encoding MTRDMAFNTANFAYRQAFYSSEEDWGIACRTSRLYFSPIETFRERMDDMLAEIQDLGFSQLELWHFHLNQKWWTSEHVEVLQSLLTERNMSVFAYCGGFGDTEEEFLKTCELMQRLGISILAGATPLLFKNRPFLVEQLRKYGLVFAYENHPEKTPQEVLDKIGDTDTDVIGTTIDTGWYGTQQYPADQAIRELKDRLVHIHLKDVCKVGTHETCGYQDGVVDLQACVEALKEIGYTGKISVEHEPHAYKPNEDIRRSRVLLEGWL